The following DNA comes from Candidatus Angelobacter sp..
ATAAGATGACCGCCCGTTCCGGAGTGTTTGTTCCAATCATGGCCTCCCTAACTCCCGGACGCGTCCTTCGGCCGGGCGCGAAGAATAATATATGAAGCTACGACGACCGGCACTCCCACCTTTGCCAGACCGCCCGCCAGATCGGCGAGAATGGTGACCGGGCCGCCGGCAAACGCTTCTTCGTCGCTTTGCTTCTGCGATTTCTTTTCGACCGCGCCGCTGACCAGGATCCCGACAAAAACGAGAATGCCGAAACAGGATGCAGCGGCCGCGACCCGGGAAATCGGTTTTCGCAAGATGAGATAGCGAAGCGCCGTTGCGGGCGCCAATCCGATAACAATCAGAAGAATCGTCTTCATGCGGTCCGTCGGAAGAGATGCGGCTGCTTCAAATCGAATATTTGGCGACGATCCAGTCGGGGATTGTTTCGGCACGTCCGGTCTTCAGACTGACCATCGTGTAATGAAAGTGACCGTCGCAGCAAAGTTTGCCGGTCCGCTTTTTTACAATCTCGAATTTCACGAGCACGCCGTCCTTCACCATTTCCTCGATCCAGGTGCGCACCAAAAACTCCTCGCCAATGCCGAGCGGCCGCTTGAATTCGAGGTGGCCGGTGCGGACATACCAGCCGAAACCGGCGCGGGTAAACTCCTCCATCGGCATCTTGTAGC
Coding sequences within:
- a CDS encoding acyl-CoA thioesterase, whose product is MHLGRSRFESELQVRPDDIDMNQHVHASRYMDYVLAARYDQMERCYKMPMEEFTRAGFGWYVRTGHLEFKRPLGIGEEFLVRTWIEEMVKDGVLVKFEIVKKRTGKLCCDGHFHYTMVSLKTGRAETIPDWIVAKYSI